The following coding sequences are from one Nitrosopumilaceae archaeon window:
- the rimI gene encoding ribosomal protein S18-alanine N-acetyltransferase codes for MQVALREIGNCIIRRCEPEDIIPVMEINMKTLPEHYSDYFYESLLSELPESFIVAEIDKKLVGYIMCKIEYGFSNFKKLGFVKKGHVVSVAVLEEYRKKGIGRVLVEEAISGIKIKKSDELYLEVRCSNNEAVRLYEKIGFIIKQRLKAYYRDGEDAYLMAIEFVY; via the coding sequence TTGCAAGTAGCATTAAGAGAAATTGGTAACTGCATTATTAGAAGATGTGAACCAGAGGATATCATCCCAGTAATGGAAATAAATATGAAAACACTCCCTGAACATTATTCTGATTATTTCTACGAAAGCCTGCTTTCAGAACTACCAGAATCATTTATTGTTGCAGAGATAGATAAGAAACTTGTTGGATATATTATGTGTAAAATTGAATATGGATTTTCAAATTTTAAAAAACTTGGATTTGTAAAAAAAGGACATGTTGTTTCAGTAGCAGTATTAGAAGAATACAGGAAAAAGGGAATTGGGCGAGTTTTAGTAGAAGAAGCAATATCTGGAATTAAAATCAAAAAATCAGATGAACTTTATCTTGAGGTTCGTTGTAGCAATAATGAAGCTGTGAGACTATATGAAAAAATTGGGTTTATTATCAAACAACGTTTGAAGGCATATTACAGAGACGGTGAAGATGCCTACTTGATGGCAATTGAATTTGTTTACTAG
- a CDS encoding transcriptional regulator, with translation MNRQRNVGITIFVLSIGGFFVYAYLLMLSEWSPIVLQLSVLMAVGGILGVISWIGYNMATSRPSPSSLVSDDKK, from the coding sequence ATGAACAGACAGCGTAACGTAGGAATCACGATCTTTGTTTTATCTATAGGCGGTTTCTTCGTGTATGCGTATCTGTTGATGCTTTCTGAATGGAGCCCAATTGTATTGCAACTTTCTGTGCTTATGGCAGTTGGAGGAATATTAGGTGTGATTTCTTGGATTGGCTATAACATGGCAACATCGAGACCATCACCATCATCTTTAGTTTCTGATGATAAAAAGTAA
- a CDS encoding class I SAM-dependent methyltransferase family protein — MLKEAVTGILSEKEIEDLYGAFDQIGDIIILRIPDSLVSKKEIIGNVLLEKVKTAKSVFYQSSPVSGDFRTRKLELLAGEDKTETEYKEHGCRFIVDVEKAFFSPRLSTERDRIANLIQDGETVINMFGGVGMFSIIAAKRKKCTVYNIDINPNASRLCEQNINLNKLVGEVESITGDATKIIEDRLTGIGDRILMLLPERSDEFLDSAIKAVKKNGIIHYYCHVHGDKKNEVSKLAKEHFLEVMKTKVEVLGSKIVRPVGPRFYQAVVDAKLF, encoded by the coding sequence ATGTTAAAAGAAGCAGTGACAGGAATACTATCTGAAAAAGAGATAGAAGATTTGTATGGAGCCTTTGATCAGATAGGAGATATCATAATACTTAGAATACCAGATTCGCTAGTATCGAAAAAAGAAATAATTGGAAATGTTCTGTTAGAAAAGGTAAAAACCGCAAAATCAGTTTTTTACCAGTCTTCTCCTGTAAGTGGTGATTTTAGAACAAGAAAATTAGAATTACTTGCTGGAGAAGATAAAACAGAAACGGAGTATAAAGAACATGGTTGTAGATTCATAGTAGATGTTGAAAAAGCATTTTTTTCACCTAGACTTTCGACAGAACGAGACAGGATTGCAAATTTAATACAAGATGGAGAAACTGTCATCAACATGTTTGGCGGAGTGGGAATGTTTTCCATTATTGCTGCAAAGAGAAAAAAATGCACGGTATACAACATTGACATAAATCCAAATGCCTCAAGACTATGTGAACAAAATATCAATCTAAACAAGCTTGTAGGCGAAGTCGAATCAATAACAGGTGATGCTACAAAAATCATAGAAGATAGATTGACAGGAATTGGTGATAGAATTCTCATGCTTTTACCTGAGAGATCAGACGAGTTTTTAGACTCTGCAATAAAGGCTGTGAAAAAAAATGGCATAATTCATTATTATTGTCATGTACATGGTGACAAAAAAAATGAAGTAAGTAAACTTGCAAAAGAACACTTTTTGGAGGTAATGAAAACTAAAGTCGAAGTTCTTGGTTCTAAAATAGTAAGACCTGTTGGACCAAGATTTTATCAAGCTGTAGTAGATGCTAAATTGTTTTAG
- a CDS encoding ribosome biogenesis/translation initiation ATPase RLI: protein MTHRVAVLDKESCQTKKCGLECIKYCPVNKSGADCIVLNEETAKAQIDENICNGCGICVKVCPFDAITIVNLAEELSTEKIHQYGMNSFRLYKIPTLKKGQVMGLLGRNGMGKSTIISILSGNLKPNLGNYESPPEWVDILKNFHGTELKSHFEKISNGEIKASIKPQQVYNLAKAFNGTAKELLEKFDERNVVSELVRDLGLENSMENRLDELSGGELQRLAIAVAASKESDFYFFDEPSSYNDVFQRIGVAKVIHGLAKLEKSVMVVEHDLTVLDYISDFIEILYGEPAAYGIVANILSTKVGINAFLDGYLPNENVRFRDTAFRFDASTSTDEFVMTDTIIEYPVLQKKYPSFSLSIDAGRVRKNEVLGIVGANALGKTTMMKMIAGVEKPDSGNLETKVKISYKPQYLTNDFDIEVISLLEKANNGGLEGTTEEEQIIDPIKIKKLYNKSIKNLSGGELQKVAIAACLLQKVDLYALDEPSAFLDVEDRITIAKMIQRFVRSYGKTAIIIDHDIQLMDLISDSIVIFEGIPGKEGYATSPKSKAEGMNRFLKSLDMTYRRDETSLRPRVNKTDSRLDRDQKQSGHFYYRN, encoded by the coding sequence ATGACTCATAGAGTTGCGGTTCTCGATAAGGAATCATGCCAAACAAAAAAATGCGGTCTTGAGTGTATCAAATATTGCCCAGTAAACAAATCAGGAGCTGATTGTATAGTCCTTAATGAGGAAACTGCTAAAGCCCAGATTGATGAAAATATTTGCAATGGTTGCGGCATATGTGTTAAGGTATGCCCCTTTGATGCAATAACAATTGTAAATCTAGCAGAAGAGTTGAGTACCGAAAAAATTCATCAGTATGGAATGAATTCGTTTCGATTATACAAGATTCCTACTTTAAAAAAAGGTCAGGTAATGGGCTTACTTGGCAGAAATGGTATGGGTAAGAGCACAATTATCAGTATTTTATCTGGAAATCTAAAACCAAATCTTGGAAATTATGAATCACCACCAGAATGGGTAGATATTTTAAAAAATTTTCATGGAACCGAATTGAAATCGCATTTTGAAAAAATTTCAAATGGTGAAATTAAAGCATCCATAAAACCACAGCAAGTATATAATTTAGCAAAGGCATTTAACGGTACTGCAAAAGAACTTTTAGAAAAATTTGATGAGCGTAATGTGGTATCAGAATTAGTAAGAGATTTAGGATTAGAAAACTCGATGGAAAACAGACTTGATGAACTTAGTGGGGGTGAGCTACAGAGATTAGCCATTGCGGTAGCTGCTTCAAAAGAATCAGATTTTTATTTCTTTGATGAGCCATCATCATATAATGATGTATTTCAGAGAATTGGAGTAGCAAAAGTAATTCATGGTCTGGCCAAACTTGAAAAAAGTGTCATGGTTGTAGAGCATGATCTTACAGTATTAGATTACATTAGTGATTTTATAGAAATACTATATGGTGAACCTGCTGCATATGGTATTGTAGCAAATATACTCTCAACTAAAGTTGGTATCAATGCATTTTTAGACGGTTATCTGCCAAATGAAAATGTTAGATTTCGCGATACTGCATTTAGATTCGATGCCTCAACTTCTACAGATGAGTTTGTTATGACTGATACTATTATTGAATATCCAGTATTACAGAAAAAATATCCTTCTTTTTCGCTTTCAATAGATGCTGGAAGAGTAAGAAAAAATGAAGTTTTGGGCATTGTTGGTGCAAATGCCTTAGGAAAAACAACTATGATGAAAATGATTGCGGGAGTTGAAAAACCTGACTCTGGTAATCTTGAAACTAAGGTGAAAATATCATACAAACCACAATATCTTACAAATGATTTTGATATAGAAGTAATTTCACTTTTAGAGAAAGCCAACAATGGCGGATTAGAGGGTACCACTGAAGAAGAGCAGATTATTGATCCAATTAAGATAAAAAAGTTATACAACAAATCAATAAAAAATTTGTCAGGTGGAGAGTTGCAAAAAGTTGCTATCGCCGCTTGTCTTTTACAAAAAGTTGATCTTTATGCACTTGACGAGCCTTCTGCATTTTTAGATGTGGAAGACAGAATTACTATTGCAAAGATGATTCAGCGATTTGTCCGTTCTTACGGCAAAACTGCGATCATAATTGACCATGACATTCAGCTTATGGATTTAATTTCGGATTCGATAGTAATTTTTGAGGGAATCCCTGGAAAAGAAGGATATGCAACGTCACCCAAATCAAAAGCGGAGGGAATGAATCGATTTCTAAAATCTCTAGATATGACGTATAGACGAGACGAGACGAGTCTTCGACCACGGGTAAACAAAACTGACAGTAGACTTGACAGAGATCAAAAACAGTCTGGTCATTTTTATTATAGAAATTGA
- a CDS encoding ribulose-phosphate 3-epimerase produces the protein MGLNYYHILKSIREARKLVIRGTVAAGSGHPGGSFSMAEIMGCVFFKFLRYDPKNPLWEDRDRLVLSKGHASPGLFSNLAVAGYFDKSEIETLRKFESRLQGHPDFKCPGVEFCGGSLGIGLSFSIGMALAARVDGKTHRVYTIIGDGESDEGQVWEAAMTASKYKLDNLTAFLDRNFIQQDDYTERVMPLDEELTGDDISEMWKNAARWKTGDKWRSFGWNVLEIDGHRIEQIIKAIRSVQQTKGTPSIVVARTIKGKGVEHMEDNPKWHGVAPNPKIAPIIDLELDCQFLIAPSIIAGDMTNLENEVKRAAQGRADFIHLDVMDGLFVPNKTFDHNKVKELRPITSIPFDSHLMIADPVKHVRDYVEAGSDIITVHAEVCDESSFGEIHDILRTNEVSVGLAINPDTELPQWANKFISDLDQLILMSVIPGKSGQKYIESSHEKTHRIAELLAEKNFSGFIESDGGVDLSNVESCFLDGARVFVGGSAIIGQKDVRATITEFRKKILHARRKLLIQKAHSLGGTELVNKWIDLHEVGKKKSELLQIAKEAGFV, from the coding sequence ATGGGCCTAAATTACTATCATATTTTAAAAAGTATTCGTGAAGCACGCAAACTTGTCATAAGAGGAACTGTTGCTGCAGGTTCTGGTCATCCTGGGGGTTCATTTTCAATGGCAGAAATTATGGGGTGTGTATTTTTCAAATTCCTAAGATATGATCCAAAAAACCCATTATGGGAGGATAGAGACAGATTAGTTCTTTCAAAAGGACATGCATCACCGGGGCTTTTTTCAAACCTTGCGGTTGCTGGCTATTTTGACAAATCAGAAATTGAAACTCTACGAAAATTTGAAAGTAGACTACAAGGTCATCCTGACTTTAAATGTCCGGGAGTGGAGTTCTGTGGAGGTTCCTTGGGTATTGGTCTCTCATTTTCTATAGGTATGGCACTTGCCGCAAGAGTTGATGGAAAAACTCACCGAGTTTATACAATAATAGGTGATGGCGAATCAGACGAGGGACAAGTTTGGGAAGCTGCTATGACTGCATCTAAATACAAACTTGATAATCTTACCGCATTTTTGGATAGAAATTTCATACAACAAGATGATTACACTGAAAGAGTAATGCCACTTGATGAAGAGCTAACAGGTGATGATATTTCAGAGATGTGGAAAAATGCCGCAAGATGGAAAACAGGAGACAAATGGAGATCTTTTGGATGGAATGTTTTAGAAATAGATGGCCATAGAATTGAACAAATAATCAAAGCAATTAGATCTGTTCAACAAACCAAAGGAACACCATCAATAGTTGTAGCTCGTACTATCAAAGGAAAAGGTGTTGAACACATGGAAGATAATCCAAAATGGCATGGGGTTGCACCAAATCCAAAAATTGCACCTATAATTGACCTTGAACTTGATTGTCAGTTTCTAATTGCTCCATCAATAATTGCAGGTGATATGACAAATCTAGAAAATGAAGTAAAACGAGCAGCTCAAGGACGTGCTGATTTTATTCATCTTGACGTGATGGATGGATTGTTTGTTCCAAACAAGACTTTTGATCATAATAAAGTAAAAGAACTAAGACCAATTACTTCAATACCCTTTGATTCACATTTGATGATAGCTGATCCAGTAAAACATGTTAGAGATTATGTTGAAGCTGGAAGCGACATTATCACTGTACATGCTGAAGTATGCGATGAATCAAGTTTTGGTGAGATTCATGATATCTTACGAACAAACGAAGTAAGTGTTGGACTTGCAATAAACCCAGATACCGAACTTCCCCAATGGGCTAATAAATTCATCTCTGACCTAGATCAACTCATACTCATGTCGGTAATTCCTGGAAAATCAGGTCAAAAATACATTGAATCATCTCATGAGAAAACTCATAGGATAGCTGAATTATTAGCAGAAAAAAATTTTTCAGGATTTATAGAATCCGATGGTGGTGTTGACCTTTCAAACGTAGAATCTTGCTTTTTAGATGGGGCACGAGTCTTTGTAGGTGGTAGTGCTATAATAGGTCAAAAAGATGTCAGAGCTACCATAACTGAATTTAGGAAAAAAATCTTACATGCACGAAGAAAACTCTTGATACAAAAGGCACATAGTCTTGGTGGTACAGAACTCGTAAACAAATGGATAGATCTACACGAAGTAGGGAAGAAAAAATCAGAACTATTACAAATTGCAAAGGAGGCGGGCTTTGTTTGA
- a CDS encoding transketolase family protein: MTDMRTAYGETLIKIGEKNPNVVVVGADTTDSLKTKPFGKKFPNRFFNVGIAEANLVSIAAGLANEGKIPFASTYAIFLPGRCVDQIRNAIAYPSRNGKKGLNVKMVVSHGGLSVGADGGSHQQIEDIAIMRVIPNVNVLIPADTIAVSKLIWIISQIHGPFYMRMARSKTPLIHSESQEFEIGKGIVLRDGSDCTIAACGITVQMALDAADSLKQEGISCRVLDMFSIKPIDSSLIEKAARETGGIVTCEEHNVLAGFGSAVSEVVTETYPVLMRRIGVQDKFGESARDSEVPLLLQKHGITSINIANSVKDIRSKTR, translated from the coding sequence ATGACAGATATGCGTACTGCATATGGCGAAACTCTTATCAAAATTGGGGAAAAAAATCCTAACGTGGTGGTAGTAGGTGCAGATACTACTGATTCATTAAAGACAAAGCCGTTTGGAAAAAAATTTCCAAATAGATTTTTTAATGTAGGTATAGCGGAAGCAAATCTGGTTTCTATTGCGGCTGGTCTAGCAAATGAAGGAAAAATTCCATTTGCTAGTACATATGCAATATTTTTGCCTGGTCGTTGTGTAGATCAAATACGAAATGCAATAGCATATCCATCAAGAAATGGTAAAAAAGGACTAAATGTAAAAATGGTAGTTTCGCATGGTGGTCTAAGTGTTGGAGCTGATGGAGGTTCACATCAACAAATTGAAGATATCGCAATTATGAGAGTAATTCCAAATGTCAATGTTTTGATTCCTGCTGATACTATTGCAGTTTCCAAATTGATTTGGATCATCTCTCAAATTCATGGTCCGTTTTATATGAGAATGGCAAGATCAAAGACTCCACTCATACATTCTGAATCTCAGGAATTTGAAATTGGAAAAGGAATTGTATTGCGAGATGGTTCTGACTGTACTATTGCAGCGTGTGGAATTACAGTTCAAATGGCATTAGACGCTGCAGATTCTCTTAAACAAGAGGGTATCTCATGTAGAGTTTTGGATATGTTCTCAATAAAACCAATTGATTCATCACTAATAGAAAAGGCCGCACGTGAGACTGGAGGAATTGTAACCTGTGAAGAACATAATGTACTAGCTGGATTTGGTTCAGCTGTATCAGAGGTAGTTACTGAAACATATCCTGTACTGATGAGACGAATTGGAGTTCAGGATAAATTTGGTGAGTCAGCACGAGATAGTGAAGTTCCACTATTGCTACAAAAACATGGTATTACATCAATTAATATAGCTAATTCAGTGAAAGATATCAGGAGTAAAACAAGATGA
- the fsa gene encoding fructose-6-phosphate aldolase — MKIFLDTANLAAIKMYNEMGLVDGITTNPSLLAKEGGDPQKTMEEIVRIIKGDVSLEVVSTETSGMIDEGHRLRKYGNNVVVKCPMTSEGLKACRNLTKEGIPVNVTLVFSVNQAILAAKAGAKYVSPFIGRLDDNGQDGMHLIKEIHEVFQNYKFNTQILVASIRHPMHVVDAAKIGADVVTLPPDVLGKMLKHPLTDVGLKNFLADWEKLKKENPSIRI; from the coding sequence ATGAAAATATTCCTTGACACTGCAAATCTTGCTGCAATAAAAATGTACAACGAAATGGGTCTTGTTGATGGCATTACTACAAACCCTTCACTTTTAGCAAAAGAAGGCGGTGATCCGCAAAAAACAATGGAAGAAATTGTACGAATAATAAAAGGAGACGTTAGCTTAGAAGTTGTAAGTACAGAAACTTCGGGCATGATTGATGAAGGGCACAGACTACGAAAATATGGAAACAATGTAGTTGTTAAATGCCCAATGACTTCTGAAGGTCTAAAAGCTTGTAGGAACTTAACCAAAGAAGGAATACCAGTTAATGTGACATTGGTATTTTCAGTAAATCAGGCGATATTAGCTGCAAAAGCAGGAGCAAAATATGTTAGCCCGTTTATAGGAAGACTAGATGATAATGGACAAGATGGTATGCATTTGATAAAAGAGATACACGAAGTATTCCAAAATTACAAATTTAATACACAAATTTTGGTTGCAAGCATTAGACACCCAATGCATGTAGTTGATGCTGCAAAGATTGGTGCTGATGTTGTGACGTTACCACCAGATGTACTTGGAAAGATGCTTAAACATCCGCTAACTGATGTTGGCCTAAAGAACTTTTTAGCTGACTGGGAAAAACTCAAGAAAGAAAATCCTAGTATTAGAATTTAA
- a CDS encoding ASCH domain-containing protein, with protein MKCLSVSQPYADLIIKGKKTIELRTWNTKFRGEFLIHAPSKIKTDVCKKMHVDETKLRTGVILGRVEIYDVKKYSFISELKKDYKKHFGSEEFLHHKYGFLLRNPKELRVPIPYKGRLGFFDVKLKSTIKENDIKLELFDEEHRYQWIGRH; from the coding sequence ATGAAATGTCTTTCAGTTTCACAACCATACGCAGATCTTATCATTAAAGGCAAAAAAACAATTGAGCTTAGAACATGGAACACAAAATTTAGAGGAGAATTTTTAATTCATGCTCCATCTAAAATAAAAACAGATGTTTGTAAGAAGATGCATGTCGATGAAACAAAACTTAGAACTGGAGTCATTTTAGGTAGAGTTGAAATTTATGATGTGAAAAAATATAGTTTTATTTCAGAACTCAAAAAGGATTATAAAAAACATTTTGGGTCAGAGGAATTCCTTCATCATAAATACGGATTTTTACTAAGAAATCCAAAAGAACTTCGTGTACCAATACCTTACAAAGGAAGACTAGGATTTTTTGATGTTAAATTAAAATCAACTATAAAAGAAAACGATATAAAATTAGAATTATTTGATGAAGAACACAGATATCAGTGGATAGGAAGACATTAA
- a CDS encoding vWA domain-containing protein, with protein MQSIHLRNDTLLEIATFLVRRWSEKQKITVGIADQQEIQTKLKENKVIMLPLDRFYGIDFQKYRQFRTALWYESMRLKHSSKILSNDHAFGFLLNTLETRRIESIGRKEWRGMDEEIIFNYGFAWLYRPLLNSLYGKSRIVEGFSQYFLLGDIKGEITPSSFEKIKKAIEVANEAVKQAVNNNYSTDWLETKISEIIKILEIDPLLTIPISIPKISSGIAISDSDFIKTIGKITKFRESDFGELDPKRIIEGKSVFEEFKVLLQETKKNENRGLSPESIGISIPSSTNVDETRIYDEDLISNLKAKFKDWKTGWKEQHVIAGDEFDEETYVEGHKPFLTDQKISIKTKIVILLDHSSSIANEELQYKKATLALCEVLSFLKVKFTVYAFNTEQKQVTCWLVKPENIKWNNVAAKRLAQIKANGGTPLAEVYSIMFPGLRSKKPDIFLTLTDGEPSDPDAVRSMVTSFKFLGIRMVAIGVGPDTTAATIIANNLKHLGYESTLAVSRLNDIPNRVLNVLGRN; from the coding sequence ATGCAATCTATTCATCTCAGAAATGACACTCTACTTGAAATTGCCACATTTCTTGTTAGACGTTGGTCTGAAAAACAAAAAATAACTGTAGGTATTGCAGACCAACAAGAAATTCAAACCAAATTGAAAGAAAATAAGGTTATCATGTTACCTTTAGATCGTTTTTATGGTATTGATTTTCAAAAATATAGACAATTTAGAACCGCTTTATGGTATGAATCCATGAGATTAAAACACAGTAGCAAAATTCTAAGTAATGATCACGCTTTTGGTTTTCTATTAAACACGTTAGAAACAAGAAGAATTGAAAGTATAGGCAGAAAAGAATGGCGTGGAATGGATGAAGAAATCATATTCAATTACGGATTTGCTTGGCTTTACAGACCTTTATTGAATTCGCTATATGGGAAATCAAGGATTGTTGAGGGTTTCTCTCAGTATTTTTTGCTTGGTGACATTAAAGGTGAAATCACACCAAGCTCATTTGAAAAAATTAAAAAAGCTATAGAAGTTGCAAACGAAGCAGTAAAACAAGCGGTAAATAATAATTATAGTACAGATTGGCTAGAAACAAAGATTTCTGAAATAATAAAAATTTTGGAAATTGATCCACTACTAACTATCCCAATATCAATCCCAAAAATCAGTTCTGGAATTGCAATATCAGACAGTGATTTTATCAAAACCATAGGTAAGATAACCAAATTTCGTGAAAGTGATTTTGGGGAACTTGATCCAAAACGAATTATTGAAGGAAAATCAGTTTTTGAGGAATTTAAGGTATTGTTACAAGAGACCAAGAAAAATGAGAATCGAGGTTTAAGTCCTGAATCAATCGGAATTAGTATTCCTTCTTCAACAAATGTAGATGAAACCAGAATATATGACGAGGATCTAATAAGTAATCTTAAAGCAAAATTCAAAGACTGGAAAACTGGGTGGAAGGAACAACATGTTATTGCTGGAGATGAATTTGATGAAGAAACATACGTGGAAGGACACAAGCCCTTTCTTACAGATCAAAAGATTTCCATTAAAACAAAAATTGTTATTTTATTAGATCATTCTTCAAGCATAGCAAACGAAGAACTTCAATACAAAAAGGCAACTCTTGCCCTTTGCGAAGTACTTTCATTTTTAAAAGTAAAATTCACTGTATATGCTTTCAATACTGAACAAAAACAAGTTACTTGTTGGTTAGTGAAACCAGAGAATATCAAATGGAATAATGTGGCTGCAAAAAGACTAGCTCAAATAAAAGCAAACGGAGGAACGCCTTTAGCAGAAGTTTATTCAATAATGTTTCCGGGACTACGTTCAAAAAAACCAGATATCTTCCTCACTTTGACAGACGGCGAACCATCTGATCCTGATGCAGTTCGTTCTATGGTGACTTCATTCAAATTCTTGGGCATAAGGATGGTAGCAATAGGAGTAGGTCCTGATACCACAGCTGCAACAATAATTGCAAATAATTTAAAACATTTAGGATATGAAAGCACACTTGCAGTAAGTAGATTAAATGATATTCCAAATAGAGTCTTGAATGTGTTAGGAAGAAATTAG
- a CDS encoding AAA family ATPase — protein MLAESLYIDWNNSFEVLNKAYDAGLFVLIIGPKGTGKTTLVREFAAKTNRKLESVNFSLRTRESHLIGAKTLESGAIGFEEGILVKSMKEGDILYLDEINAAEADVLLRLDEALDDRRQLVLKESGGELIQASKGWFVIATINPLTHVGTKELPPQILSRFPIRIRLEYPPEEIELQIVKKYISGSHDKELLQAIKLANILRQAASVEELYYSPSLRETIAFGKMLDSGVKPRHAAEIIFANIYSQWGNVEYQKVNDIITSMFGN, from the coding sequence ATGTTAGCAGAGTCATTATACATAGATTGGAATAACTCCTTTGAAGTTTTAAACAAGGCATATGATGCAGGTCTGTTTGTTTTAATAATAGGACCAAAAGGTACTGGTAAAACCACTCTTGTTAGAGAGTTTGCTGCAAAAACAAACAGAAAGCTTGAATCAGTTAACTTTAGTTTACGAACTCGTGAGAGTCATTTGATAGGAGCTAAAACTCTAGAAAGTGGTGCAATTGGTTTTGAAGAGGGAATATTAGTAAAATCCATGAAGGAAGGCGATATTCTTTATCTTGATGAAATTAATGCTGCAGAAGCAGATGTCTTACTCAGATTAGATGAAGCGTTAGATGACCGCAGGCAGCTTGTTCTAAAAGAATCAGGCGGAGAATTAATTCAAGCAAGTAAAGGGTGGTTTGTCATAGCAACTATTAATCCATTAACACATGTTGGAACAAAAGAGTTGCCACCACAGATTCTCAGTAGATTTCCTATTAGAATAAGATTGGAATATCCGCCAGAAGAGATTGAACTTCAAATTGTTAAAAAATACATTTCAGGTTCACATGACAAAGAACTTTTACAAGCAATAAAACTTGCTAACATTTTAAGACAAGCCGCTTCTGTAGAAGAACTCTACTATTCCCCAAGCCTAAGAGAAACCATAGCTTTTGGAAAAATGCTTGACTCTGGCGTAAAACCAAGACATGCTGCAGAGATCATCTTTGCAAACATATATTCACAGTGGGGAAATGTTGAATATCAAAAAGTCAACGACATCATTACATCTATGTTTGGTAATTAA